One genomic segment of Salinibacter grassmerensis includes these proteins:
- a CDS encoding glycerol-3-phosphate dehydrogenase/oxidase encodes MDRTQGIEALKSRQKPWDFVIIGGGATGLGCAVDAAARGYDTLLLEMHDFAKATSSRSTKLVHGGVRYLEQGNVSLVLEALKERERLQDNAPHLVSNLSFVVPSYKWWEAPYYGIGMKVYDLLAGSQNFGRSQYLNRSQTIDRLPTVETDGLRGGILYFDGQFDDTRLAVNMAQTAEDHGGVLLNYMKAADLTKTNGQVDGVVAECQETGATFDIEARSVINATGIFTDTIRQMDDPTAETTLRPSRGTHIVLDKSFLPGDSAIMVPKTDDGRVLFAIPWHDRVVVGTTEAEVDEVSMEPTPGHEELDFLLTHAQRYLKKDPGPEDVLSVYAGIRPLVAPPGSNGDTSDISRKHQLNVSESGLVTISGGKWTTYRKMAEDTIDEAARHAELARRPSNTDDLRLHGWHQDSDQFGDLALYGADAEELEALMEEHPRLREPLDERLPIRAGQVVWAARHEMARTVEDVLARRTRCLLLNAQASIDVAPQVAELMAEEQDLPSAWVEDQVEAFTEVASQYLMPSIPA; translated from the coding sequence ATGGACCGCACACAAGGCATCGAGGCACTGAAGTCCCGCCAAAAGCCCTGGGACTTCGTCATCATCGGCGGGGGGGCCACCGGGCTCGGCTGTGCCGTAGACGCCGCGGCACGGGGCTACGACACGCTCCTACTTGAGATGCACGACTTCGCGAAGGCGACCTCCAGCCGCTCGACGAAGCTCGTGCACGGCGGCGTCCGGTACCTGGAGCAGGGGAACGTGTCCCTCGTCCTCGAGGCACTCAAAGAGCGGGAGCGACTTCAGGACAATGCGCCGCACCTCGTGAGCAACCTGTCCTTCGTGGTGCCTAGCTACAAGTGGTGGGAGGCCCCCTACTACGGGATTGGGATGAAGGTATACGACCTGCTCGCGGGCAGCCAAAACTTCGGGCGGTCTCAGTACCTCAACCGAAGCCAGACGATCGATCGCCTCCCCACCGTGGAGACCGATGGGCTGCGCGGCGGCATTCTGTACTTCGACGGGCAGTTCGACGACACCCGGCTGGCCGTCAACATGGCCCAGACGGCCGAGGACCACGGCGGCGTGCTGCTCAACTACATGAAGGCGGCGGACCTGACGAAAACGAACGGGCAGGTGGATGGGGTGGTCGCCGAGTGCCAGGAGACCGGTGCCACGTTCGACATCGAGGCGCGGTCCGTCATCAACGCCACCGGCATCTTTACGGACACCATCCGGCAGATGGACGACCCGACGGCCGAGACCACCCTCCGCCCCAGCCGCGGGACCCACATTGTCCTGGACAAGTCGTTCTTGCCGGGCGACAGCGCAATCATGGTCCCGAAGACGGACGACGGGCGCGTCCTCTTCGCGATCCCGTGGCACGACCGAGTCGTCGTCGGTACAACCGAGGCCGAGGTGGACGAGGTAAGCATGGAGCCCACGCCCGGCCACGAGGAGTTGGACTTCCTTCTGACCCACGCCCAGCGGTACCTCAAGAAGGACCCGGGGCCGGAGGACGTGCTGAGCGTCTACGCCGGCATTCGTCCGCTGGTGGCCCCCCCGGGGAGCAACGGGGACACCTCAGACATTTCCCGCAAGCACCAGCTCAACGTCTCCGAGAGTGGACTCGTCACCATTTCGGGGGGCAAGTGGACCACCTACCGCAAGATGGCGGAGGACACGATCGACGAGGCGGCCCGCCACGCGGAGCTTGCCCGCCGGCCGTCCAACACGGATGATCTCCGCCTGCACGGCTGGCATCAGGACTCCGATCAGTTTGGCGATCTGGCCCTTTACGGCGCCGACGCCGAGGAGCTGGAGGCCCTGATGGAGGAGCACCCTCGCCTCCGGGAGCCCCTCGACGAACGGCTTCCCATTCGGGCCGGACAGGTGGTGTGGGCCGCCCGACACGAGATGGCACGGACGGTGGAGGACGTTTTGGCCCGCCGGACGCGCTGCCTCCTGCTCAATGCACAGGCGAGTATCGACGTGGCCCCGCAGGTCGCAGAGCTGATGGCCGAAGAGCAGGACCTTCCCTCCGCCTGGGTCGAAGATCAGGTGGAGGCCTTCACCGAGGTGGCCAGCCAGTACCTGATGCCCTCCATCCCCGCGTAG
- a CDS encoding ABC transporter substrate-binding protein: protein MSTFYQPHKPRRAWLMPVALCVAALLLQPLASAQAQDFPDEPNYPDITREEAREYAQSEYGPMNERKRAAVKYAFEFQPSVLTLREQIDELMWFAENAEELRGTDVESVAETIKTHTWESETLAQAFTEITGINVTHNIIGEGDLVEKLQTQLASGRSVYDIYVNDADLIGTHIRLQSAVNLTDYMNGPGSEFTNPTLDLDDWMNPEFGQNFEGDQIQLPDQQFANLYWFRYDWFTDPDLKEQFRNEYGYELGVPRNWAAYEDIAEFFTDSVSPSDVGAETDGIYGHMDYGRRGPSLGWRFTDAWLSIAGAGDTGLPNGRPVDEWGIRVEDRIPVGSSVDRGGATNSPAAYYATQKYVDWLDDYAPPYASSMSWSEAGPVPSRGSVAQRVFQYITFLSADPFTSPESAVTDDEGNPKWRMAPTPHGRYWDEGMKVGYQDAGSWTIPKQTTGDKRHASWMWAQFASSKTVSLNKFNVGTTPVRSSTVNSEYWQEREGDLGGLISFYTSPVEDQWTDSGKNVPHYPLLAEQWWKQVSSAVSGEKTVKQAMNDLASIQNSLMQRLRMSEYSPELNEERTREYWLNQPGSPKAERPPEEPVTVPYDELIQEWESE from the coding sequence ATGAGCACCTTCTACCAACCCCACAAGCCGCGCCGGGCCTGGCTGATGCCAGTGGCCCTCTGCGTCGCGGCCCTCCTCCTCCAACCCCTTGCGTCCGCGCAGGCGCAGGACTTCCCCGATGAACCCAACTATCCCGACATCACACGGGAGGAAGCTCGGGAGTATGCCCAGAGCGAATACGGCCCCATGAACGAACGCAAGCGGGCCGCCGTCAAGTATGCGTTCGAATTCCAGCCATCGGTGCTCACCCTTCGGGAGCAGATCGACGAACTGATGTGGTTCGCGGAGAACGCCGAGGAGCTTCGCGGAACCGACGTCGAGTCGGTTGCCGAGACGATCAAGACGCACACTTGGGAGTCGGAAACGCTCGCTCAGGCCTTCACGGAGATCACGGGCATCAACGTGACGCACAACATCATCGGGGAGGGCGACCTCGTTGAGAAGCTGCAGACGCAGCTCGCGTCCGGCCGCAGCGTCTACGACATCTACGTCAACGACGCTGATCTTATCGGGACGCACATACGCCTGCAGAGCGCGGTCAACCTTACCGACTACATGAACGGGCCGGGCAGCGAGTTTACGAACCCGACCCTCGACCTGGACGACTGGATGAACCCGGAGTTCGGACAGAACTTTGAGGGCGACCAGATCCAGCTCCCCGACCAGCAGTTCGCGAACCTCTATTGGTTCCGGTACGACTGGTTCACCGACCCGGATCTCAAGGAGCAGTTCCGGAACGAGTACGGCTATGAGCTTGGGGTCCCCCGCAACTGGGCGGCCTACGAGGACATCGCCGAGTTCTTCACGGATTCCGTCTCTCCTTCCGACGTAGGCGCGGAGACGGACGGCATCTACGGCCACATGGACTACGGACGACGTGGTCCGTCCCTTGGCTGGCGCTTTACGGACGCCTGGCTCTCGATCGCGGGCGCTGGCGATACGGGGCTTCCCAACGGTCGTCCCGTGGACGAATGGGGCATCCGGGTGGAGGACCGCATCCCGGTCGGCTCTTCGGTAGATCGCGGCGGCGCCACGAACAGCCCCGCGGCCTACTACGCCACCCAGAAGTACGTAGACTGGCTGGACGACTACGCCCCGCCCTACGCCTCGTCCATGAGCTGGTCGGAGGCGGGCCCGGTGCCCTCTCGCGGCAGCGTGGCGCAGCGCGTCTTCCAGTACATTACCTTCCTCTCGGCCGATCCCTTCACCTCGCCGGAGTCGGCAGTGACGGACGACGAGGGCAATCCGAAGTGGCGCATGGCCCCCACGCCGCACGGCCGCTACTGGGATGAAGGCATGAAGGTCGGGTACCAGGACGCCGGCAGTTGGACCATTCCGAAGCAGACGACCGGCGACAAGCGACACGCCTCCTGGATGTGGGCACAGTTTGCCTCCTCCAAGACCGTGTCCCTCAACAAGTTCAACGTGGGCACGACGCCTGTTCGGAGCTCCACGGTGAACTCGGAGTACTGGCAGGAGCGCGAGGGCGACCTCGGCGGCCTGATCTCCTTCTACACCTCCCCCGTGGAGGACCAGTGGACGGACTCAGGAAAGAATGTGCCGCACTACCCGCTGCTCGCGGAGCAGTGGTGGAAGCAGGTATCCAGCGCCGTGAGTGGCGAGAAGACCGTCAAGCAGGCGATGAACGACCTTGCGAGCATTCAAAACTCGCTGATGCAGCGCCTGCGGATGTCAGAGTACTCCCCGGAGCTCAACGAAGAGCGCACCCGGGAGTACTGGCTCAATCAGCCCGGTTCGCCGAAGGCTGAGCGCCCGCCGGAAGAGCCGGTGACGGTACCGTACGACGAGCTCATTCAAGAGTGGGAAAGTGAGTAA